One Burkholderia thailandensis E264 genomic window carries:
- the pcaQ gene encoding pca operon transcription factor PcaQ, with amino-acid sequence MQNRIADGRVKFRHLQCFLAVAQFGGVQKAAQSLSITQPAVSKTIAELESILGVRLFERGRQGARPTREGQLFIPHASACVLALRQGVGLLARASGGAAATLEIGMLPTVAASLAPAVLKALATDWPRAVVRITTVANAELLERLKAGAIECAIGRLSEPERMVGLSFEHLYNEPLVAVVRAGHPLAASASPAAQLARHPVVLPPYGTMIRQAAEQLLSACGAPPLESFVEVLSVSVARALALENDAVWFVPRYAAEFDLAAGTLVRLALPVEGADEPVGLILRTDAQPSPVARSLIDAVRAVARRRLGEPGRRPRVGRGAAKKARGEGGRNA; translated from the coding sequence ATGCAAAACCGGATCGCCGACGGCCGGGTCAAGTTCCGGCACCTGCAGTGCTTTCTCGCGGTCGCGCAATTCGGCGGCGTGCAGAAGGCCGCGCAAAGCCTGTCGATCACGCAGCCGGCCGTGTCGAAGACGATCGCCGAACTCGAATCGATCCTCGGCGTGCGGCTGTTCGAGCGCGGCCGGCAGGGCGCGCGGCCGACGCGCGAGGGGCAGCTGTTCATCCCGCACGCGAGCGCGTGCGTGCTCGCGCTGCGGCAGGGCGTGGGCCTCCTCGCGCGCGCGAGCGGCGGCGCGGCGGCGACGCTCGAGATCGGCATGTTGCCGACCGTCGCCGCGTCGCTCGCGCCCGCCGTGCTGAAGGCGCTCGCGACCGACTGGCCGCGCGCGGTCGTGCGGATCACGACCGTCGCGAACGCCGAGCTGCTCGAGCGGCTGAAGGCGGGCGCGATCGAGTGCGCGATCGGGCGGCTGTCCGAGCCGGAGCGGATGGTCGGGCTGTCGTTCGAGCATCTGTACAACGAGCCGCTCGTCGCGGTCGTGCGCGCGGGGCACCCGCTTGCGGCGAGCGCGTCGCCCGCCGCGCAGCTCGCGCGCCATCCGGTCGTGCTGCCGCCCTACGGCACGATGATCCGTCAGGCGGCCGAGCAACTGCTGAGCGCGTGCGGCGCGCCGCCGCTCGAATCGTTCGTCGAGGTGCTGTCGGTGTCGGTCGCGCGCGCGCTCGCGCTCGAGAACGACGCGGTCTGGTTCGTGCCGCGCTACGCGGCCGAATTCGATCTCGCGGCGGGCACGCTCGTGCGGCTCGCGCTGCCCGTCGAGGGCGCGGACGAGCCGGTCGGGCTGATCCTGCGCACCGACGCGCAGCCGTCGCCCGTCGCGCGCTCGCTCATCGACGCGGTGCGGGCGGTCGCGCGGCGGCGGCTTGGCGAGCCCGGCAGGCGGCCGCGCGTCGGGCGGGGGGCGGCGAAGAAGGCGCGTGGCGAGGGCGGGCGCAACGCGTGA
- the pcaG gene encoding protocatechuate 3,4-dioxygenase subunit alpha → MTTLKQTPSQTVGPYFAYGLCPQQYNYDLKSLFTAEIATPDAAGEPILLVGRVLDGDGNAVGDAVLEFTHVDGDGRYPASREEAARRGFSGFARVGTGTDAQNRFVVRTVKPARTSDTDAPHVDVTVMMRGILTHAFTRIYFDDEAAANAADAALEAVPAARRATLIATRDARANGVAVYRFDIHMQGERETVFFDV, encoded by the coding sequence ATGACGACGCTGAAACAGACCCCTTCGCAGACCGTCGGCCCGTACTTCGCTTACGGCCTCTGCCCGCAGCAGTACAACTACGACCTGAAGAGCCTCTTCACGGCGGAGATCGCGACGCCCGACGCCGCGGGCGAGCCGATCCTGCTCGTCGGCCGCGTGCTCGACGGCGACGGCAACGCCGTCGGCGACGCTGTGCTCGAATTCACGCACGTCGACGGCGACGGCCGCTATCCGGCGTCGCGCGAAGAAGCGGCGCGGCGCGGCTTCAGCGGCTTCGCGCGCGTCGGCACCGGCACCGACGCGCAGAACCGCTTCGTCGTGCGCACGGTGAAGCCGGCGCGCACGTCGGACACGGACGCGCCGCACGTCGACGTGACGGTGATGATGCGCGGGATTCTCACGCACGCGTTCACGCGGATCTACTTCGACGACGAAGCGGCGGCGAACGCGGCCGACGCGGCTCTCGAAGCCGTGCCCGCCGCGCGGCGCGCGACGCTGATCGCGACGCGCGACGCGCGGGCGAACGGCGTGGCGGTCTACCGCTTCGACATCCATATGCAGGGCGAGCGGGAAACGGTGTTCTTCGACGTCTGA
- the pcaH gene encoding protocatechuate 3,4-dioxygenase subunit beta: MDSSTLAPRDWPSHPAYIHPPYRSSVKRGPTQPLIPLKEKLRNQHAPVYGADDLGPLDHDLTKNAAKNGEPLGERIVVTGRVLDEGGKPVRNTLVEVWQANAAGRYVHKVDRHDAPLDPNFLGAGRCLTDENGRYRFLTIKPGAYPWGNHPNAWRPNHIHFSLFGDYFGSRLVTQMYFPGDPLLALDPIFQGTPEDARDRLISRFSIDTTEEGFALGYEFDIVLRGRDATPMER, encoded by the coding sequence ATGGATTCCTCGACGCTCGCGCCGCGCGACTGGCCGTCGCATCCCGCGTACATTCACCCGCCGTACCGCTCTTCCGTGAAGCGCGGCCCGACGCAGCCGCTGATTCCGCTGAAGGAGAAGCTGCGCAACCAGCACGCGCCCGTGTACGGCGCGGACGATCTCGGCCCGCTCGACCACGACCTGACGAAAAACGCGGCGAAGAACGGCGAGCCGCTCGGCGAGCGGATCGTCGTCACGGGCCGCGTGCTCGACGAGGGCGGCAAGCCGGTGCGCAACACGCTCGTCGAGGTCTGGCAGGCGAACGCCGCCGGCCGCTACGTGCACAAGGTCGACCGGCACGACGCGCCGCTCGACCCGAACTTCCTCGGCGCGGGCCGGTGCCTGACCGACGAGAACGGCCGCTACCGGTTTCTCACGATCAAGCCGGGCGCGTATCCGTGGGGCAACCATCCGAATGCGTGGCGGCCCAACCACATCCATTTCTCGCTGTTCGGCGACTACTTCGGCTCGCGGCTCGTCACGCAGATGTATTTCCCGGGCGATCCGCTCCTCGCGCTCGACCCTATCTTCCAGGGCACGCCCGAGGACGCGCGCGACCGGCTGATCTCGCGCTTCTCGATCGATACGACCGAAGAAGGCTTCGCGCTCGGCTACGAATTCGACATCGTGCTGCGCGGCCGCGACGCCACCCCGATGGAGCGCTGA
- a CDS encoding YciI family protein — protein MRVMVMVKATNESEAGKLPTKAQFEAMGKFNEELVKAGVILAADGLHPSAKGKRVRFSGSARTVIDGPFAQTKELVAGFWLWKVASMDEAVEWVRRCPNPMDGDSEIEIRPLYEMEDFGEEFTPELREREARLRDGIDEPREGAR, from the coding sequence ATGCGCGTGATGGTCATGGTGAAGGCGACGAACGAATCGGAAGCGGGCAAGTTGCCGACGAAGGCGCAGTTCGAGGCGATGGGCAAGTTCAACGAGGAACTCGTGAAGGCGGGCGTGATACTCGCGGCCGACGGTCTGCATCCGAGCGCGAAGGGCAAGCGGGTGCGCTTCTCGGGCAGCGCGCGGACCGTGATCGACGGGCCGTTCGCGCAAACGAAGGAACTCGTCGCGGGGTTCTGGCTGTGGAAGGTCGCTTCGATGGACGAAGCCGTCGAATGGGTGAGGCGGTGCCCGAATCCGATGGACGGCGATTCGGAGATCGAGATCCGACCGCTGTACGAGATGGAGGATTTCGGCGAGGAATTCACGCCCGAGCTGCGCGAGCGCGAGGCCCGGTTGCGCGACGGGATCGACGAGCCGCGCGAGGGGGCGCGCTGA
- a CDS encoding GGDEF domain-containing protein has product MIARIPTSRLAALTGRHPWIAGTLGMLMALGVLTISLVTLRAARNQAIEHAHEMSRNIATIIVSNIARTIDSSDHSLLTLIAGLDQPEIRRLERATRHELLFDRTAAAKYVTGMGVMSVHGRIVDGCCNASRAGVFSDRDYFLVHRNTRDAGLFVSKPYRSRARDGVESIALSRRISKADGSFDGVAVVAIDVAYFRHLLSKLNVGPNGVSAIVHVDGTLVARNPGLPHAGPSIVVKSPTFPRMVNHDAGFYAARSSIDGVLRLYTFERIPGTPLIAVVAPAQQDVLASWHSLALGVGISAACVSVAFSGVVWLLAFALRDRTAARDRLLELSRTDPLTGLGNRRALDDALQSEWARLQRNDSCLSILFIDADHFKRYNDAHGHTQGDLALKRLAACIARHAGRSGDLAARYGGEEFVAILPDADEAAAARIAASIRAGIRDATRAGATPPIPRFTVSVGCATARRGAHASLDAFVRAADDALYRAKADGRDRTVAAGALASPA; this is encoded by the coding sequence GTGATCGCCCGCATCCCGACCAGCCGCCTCGCCGCCCTGACCGGCCGCCATCCGTGGATCGCCGGCACGCTCGGCATGCTGATGGCGCTCGGCGTGTTGACGATCAGCCTCGTCACGCTCCGCGCGGCGCGCAACCAGGCCATCGAGCATGCACACGAGATGTCGAGAAACATCGCGACGATTATCGTCAGCAACATCGCGAGAACGATCGATTCATCCGACCACTCGCTGCTCACGCTGATCGCCGGCCTCGATCAGCCCGAGATCCGGCGGCTCGAGCGCGCAACGCGCCACGAACTGCTGTTCGATCGAACCGCCGCCGCGAAATACGTGACCGGCATGGGCGTGATGAGCGTTCACGGGCGTATCGTCGACGGCTGTTGCAACGCGTCGCGCGCGGGCGTCTTCAGCGACCGCGACTATTTTCTCGTGCACCGGAACACGCGCGACGCGGGGCTGTTCGTATCGAAGCCCTACCGGTCCAGAGCGCGCGACGGCGTCGAGTCGATCGCGCTGAGCCGGCGCATCAGCAAGGCCGACGGCTCGTTCGACGGCGTGGCCGTGGTCGCGATCGACGTCGCGTATTTCCGGCATCTGCTGTCGAAGCTGAACGTCGGGCCGAACGGCGTCAGCGCGATCGTCCATGTCGACGGCACGCTCGTCGCGCGCAATCCCGGCCTGCCGCACGCGGGGCCGAGCATCGTCGTGAAATCGCCAACCTTCCCGCGAATGGTGAACCACGACGCCGGCTTCTACGCGGCGCGCTCGTCGATCGACGGCGTGCTGCGCCTCTACACGTTCGAGCGCATCCCGGGCACGCCGCTGATCGCGGTCGTCGCGCCCGCCCAGCAGGATGTGCTCGCGTCGTGGCATTCGCTCGCGCTCGGCGTGGGCATCTCGGCCGCGTGCGTGAGCGTCGCGTTTTCCGGCGTGGTGTGGCTGCTCGCGTTCGCGCTGCGCGATCGCACCGCCGCGCGAGACCGCTTGCTCGAACTGTCGCGGACCGATCCGCTCACGGGCCTCGGGAACCGCCGCGCGCTCGACGACGCGCTGCAAAGCGAATGGGCGCGTCTGCAACGCAATGACAGTTGCCTGTCGATCCTCTTCATCGACGCGGACCACTTCAAGCGCTACAACGACGCGCACGGCCACACGCAGGGCGATCTCGCGCTCAAGCGGCTCGCCGCGTGCATCGCGCGGCACGCGGGCCGCTCGGGCGATCTGGCGGCGCGGTACGGCGGCGAGGAATTCGTCGCGATCCTGCCCGATGCCGACGAGGCCGCCGCGGCGAGGATCGCCGCATCGATTCGCGCGGGCATTCGCGACGCGACGCGGGCCGGCGCGACGCCGCCGATCCCGCGCTTCACCGTGAGCGTCGGATGCGCAACCGCCCGGCGAGGCGCTCATGCGTCGCTCGATGCATTCGTCCGCGCGGCCGACGATGCGTTGTACCGGGCCAAGGCGGACGGACGGGACCGCACCGTGGCGGCCGGCGCGCTCGCGTCGCCCGCATGA
- a CDS encoding O-methyltransferase — protein sequence MNERQWSAVDDFFCSQLAPSDPALDAALASSRAAGLPAINVTANQGKFLNLLATIRSARRILELGTLGGYSTIWLARALAPGGTLVTLEANPDYAALARENIGRAGLGGVVSVVVGRAKGSLERLIAERAEPFDLIFVDADKDNYPAYLPLTVELSRPGTVIVSDNVVRQGRVADRQNHDPDAVGVREYFRLIAAHPRLSTTALQTVGSKGWDGFALTVVTA from the coding sequence ATGAACGAACGACAATGGAGCGCGGTCGACGATTTCTTCTGCAGCCAACTGGCGCCTTCCGATCCGGCGCTCGACGCGGCGCTGGCGTCGAGCCGGGCGGCCGGCCTGCCCGCGATCAACGTCACCGCGAATCAGGGCAAATTCCTGAACCTGCTCGCGACGATCCGCAGCGCGCGCCGGATTCTGGAACTCGGCACGCTGGGCGGCTACAGCACGATCTGGCTCGCGCGGGCGCTGGCGCCGGGCGGCACGCTCGTCACGCTCGAGGCGAACCCGGACTACGCGGCGCTCGCGCGCGAGAACATCGGACGCGCGGGATTGGGCGGCGTCGTGTCGGTTGTCGTCGGCCGCGCGAAGGGCAGCCTAGAGCGGCTGATCGCCGAGCGCGCCGAGCCGTTCGATCTGATCTTCGTCGACGCGGACAAGGACAACTATCCGGCATATCTGCCGCTGACGGTCGAGCTGTCGCGGCCGGGCACGGTGATCGTCTCCGACAACGTCGTGCGGCAGGGGCGCGTCGCGGATCGGCAGAACCATGATCCGGACGCGGTTGGCGTGCGCGAGTATTTCCGTCTGATCGCCGCGCATCCGCGCCTGTCGACGACCGCGCTGCAGACCGTCGGCTCGAAGGGCTGGGACGGGTTCGCGCTGACGGTCGTGACGGCGTAG
- a CDS encoding GGDEF domain-containing protein, which translates to MPLGYMVIAGAVAVAIVMMSICAAILRDSRDDAFEHAQRAARNTLQMIERDVTRSFALYGGTLARIAAQLGDRRIAALPADLRREILFDSAAAANEAGAMYVLDARGHVTLASTRGPLPTASFASYDFFAAQRDSPALGTYLSGPYRMPSRGGEPCVALSRRVERADGAFAGVVVLAVRVAYLRQLLAAASAGPHGVLALVHADGRIVARMPFDETLVGLDLSGTSLYSRMQFGRSGEFFDVEPIDHMKRFYLYRRLDGVPLVVQVAIADDDIYATWRVRAWRFGVVTGVFALIFVVMSAYLAHSLWRKSTAEAALARLAGTDSLTGLHNRRALDETLEREWRRAVGGERPLAILFVDIDHFKRYNDTYGHQVGDEVLATVSRCIAQQAARLGDVVARYGGEEFVVVLPDTPRGGALVVAERVRLGVRMLGIEHEGSEVGFVTVSVGVAVWQPDGARAPHIAAIVEAADQALYQAKAAGRNRVVDVGPA; encoded by the coding sequence ATGCCGCTCGGCTACATGGTGATTGCCGGCGCGGTGGCGGTCGCGATCGTCATGATGTCGATCTGCGCGGCGATCCTGCGCGACAGCCGCGACGACGCGTTCGAGCACGCGCAACGCGCCGCGCGCAACACGCTGCAAATGATCGAGCGCGACGTCACGCGCAGCTTCGCTCTGTACGGCGGCACGCTCGCGCGCATCGCCGCGCAGCTCGGCGACCGCCGGATCGCCGCGCTGCCCGCCGATCTGCGCCGCGAGATCCTGTTCGATTCCGCGGCGGCCGCGAACGAAGCCGGCGCGATGTACGTGCTGGACGCGCGCGGGCATGTGACGCTCGCGTCGACGCGCGGCCCGCTGCCGACCGCGAGCTTCGCGTCATACGATTTTTTCGCCGCGCAGCGCGACTCGCCGGCGCTCGGCACATACCTGAGCGGGCCGTACCGGATGCCGTCGCGCGGCGGCGAGCCGTGCGTCGCGCTGTCGCGGCGCGTCGAGCGCGCGGACGGCGCGTTTGCGGGCGTCGTCGTGCTCGCGGTGCGCGTCGCGTATTTGCGGCAGTTGCTGGCGGCGGCGAGCGCGGGCCCGCACGGGGTGCTCGCGCTGGTGCACGCGGACGGACGCATCGTGGCGCGGATGCCGTTCGACGAGACGCTCGTCGGCCTCGACCTGAGCGGGACGAGCCTCTACTCGCGCATGCAGTTCGGCCGCTCGGGCGAGTTCTTCGACGTCGAGCCGATCGATCACATGAAGCGCTTCTACCTGTATCGGCGGCTCGACGGCGTTCCGCTCGTCGTGCAGGTCGCGATCGCCGATGACGACATCTATGCGACGTGGCGCGTGCGCGCGTGGCGCTTCGGCGTGGTGACGGGCGTGTTCGCGCTGATCTTCGTCGTGATGAGCGCGTATCTCGCGCATTCGCTGTGGCGCAAGTCGACGGCCGAGGCGGCGCTCGCGCGGCTCGCCGGCACCGACAGCCTCACGGGCCTGCACAACCGGCGCGCGCTCGACGAGACGCTCGAGCGCGAATGGCGGCGCGCGGTGGGCGGCGAGCGGCCGCTCGCGATCCTGTTCGTCGACATCGACCACTTCAAGCGCTACAACGACACGTACGGCCATCAGGTCGGCGACGAGGTGCTCGCGACCGTGTCGCGCTGCATCGCGCAGCAGGCGGCGCGGCTCGGCGACGTCGTCGCCCGCTACGGCGGCGAGGAGTTCGTCGTCGTGCTGCCGGACACGCCGCGCGGCGGCGCGCTCGTCGTCGCCGAGCGCGTGCGCCTCGGCGTGCGGATGCTCGGCATCGAGCACGAGGGCTCGGAGGTCGGGTTCGTGACGGTCAGCGTCGGCGTCGCGGTGTGGCAGCCGGACGGCGCGCGCGCGCCGCACATCGCGGCGATCGTCGAGGCGGCGGATCAGGCGCTCTATCAGGCGAAGGCGGCCGGGCGCAATCGCGTCGTCGACGTCGGGCCCGCTTGA
- a CDS encoding M55 family metallopeptidase has product MKVLISTDIEGVAGVVNVEQTRAGNAEYERARRWMTAEANAAVEGAFAGGATCVWVNDSHGGFRNLLPDGIDARARVVLGKPRTLGMMAGLEASPDLVFMIGYHAKSQTRGLLAHTINSSAFARVVLDGREIGEAGLYGALAHEYGAHVALLSGDDVFVDETRPLFPAARFVTVKDAAGYASGVSMTPAAACGAIGIAARQAVEQAREAARVARQHAPRAARCELQAQTVAAADLFCQWPSLERVDALTLRFFAPSIEHVVRTLNCLSAMSFMLR; this is encoded by the coding sequence ATGAAAGTCCTGATCTCGACCGATATCGAAGGCGTGGCGGGCGTCGTGAACGTCGAGCAGACGCGCGCCGGCAATGCCGAATACGAGCGCGCGCGCCGCTGGATGACCGCGGAGGCGAATGCGGCTGTCGAGGGCGCGTTCGCGGGCGGCGCGACGTGCGTGTGGGTCAACGATTCGCACGGCGGCTTTCGCAACCTGCTGCCCGACGGCATCGACGCCCGCGCGCGCGTCGTGCTCGGCAAGCCGCGCACGCTCGGGATGATGGCGGGCCTCGAAGCCTCGCCGGACCTCGTGTTCATGATCGGCTATCACGCGAAATCGCAGACGCGCGGGCTGCTCGCTCACACGATCAACAGCAGCGCGTTCGCGCGCGTGGTGCTCGACGGGCGCGAAATCGGCGAGGCGGGGCTGTACGGCGCGCTCGCGCACGAATACGGCGCGCACGTCGCGCTGCTGTCCGGCGACGACGTGTTCGTCGACGAGACGCGGCCGCTCTTCCCGGCGGCGCGCTTCGTGACCGTGAAGGACGCGGCGGGCTACGCGAGCGGCGTGTCGATGACGCCCGCCGCCGCATGCGGGGCGATCGGCATCGCCGCGCGGCAGGCGGTCGAGCAGGCGCGCGAGGCCGCGCGCGTCGCGCGGCAGCACGCGCCGCGCGCGGCGCGCTGCGAACTGCAGGCGCAGACTGTCGCGGCCGCCGATCTGTTCTGCCAGTGGCCGTCGCTCGAGCGCGTCGACGCGCTCACGCTGCGCTTTTTCGCGCCGTCGATCGAGCACGTCGTGCGCACGCTGAACTGTCTGTCGGCGATGTCGTTCATGCTGCGCTGA
- a CDS encoding 3-deoxy-7-phosphoheptulonate synthase, with amino-acid sequence MQNIDNPQRDREAGCADATQDTTRIDDVRIGAVRPLISPALLQDELPVPGAVQTLVEASRDAIGGVLHGRDDRLLAIVGPCSIHDHDQALDYARRLKAAADALRDDLLIVMRVYFEKPRTTVGWKGYINDPRLDGSFRINEGLRAARRLLIDINALGLPAGTEFLDLLSPQYIADLIAWGAIGARTTESQSHRQLASGLSCPIGFKNGTDGGVQVAADAIVAARASHAFMGMTKMGMAAIFETRGNDTAHVILRGGKKGPNYDRASIDEACAALRAADLREQVMVDCSHANSNKSHLRQIDVAEDLARQLSDGERRITGVMVESNLEAGRQDLKPGAPLQYGVSITDACLSWAQTEPVLDTLAQAVRRRRTA; translated from the coding sequence ATGCAAAACATCGACAACCCGCAGCGCGACCGGGAAGCCGGCTGCGCCGACGCGACGCAGGACACGACGCGCATCGACGACGTGCGCATCGGCGCGGTGCGCCCGCTCATCTCGCCGGCGCTGCTGCAGGACGAACTGCCCGTGCCGGGCGCCGTCCAGACGCTCGTCGAAGCGAGCCGCGACGCGATCGGCGGCGTGCTGCACGGCCGCGACGATCGCCTGCTCGCGATCGTCGGCCCGTGCTCGATCCACGATCACGACCAGGCGCTCGACTACGCGCGCCGGCTGAAGGCCGCCGCCGACGCGCTGCGCGACGACCTGCTGATCGTGATGCGCGTGTATTTCGAGAAGCCGCGCACGACGGTCGGCTGGAAGGGCTACATCAACGATCCGCGCCTCGACGGCAGCTTCCGCATCAACGAAGGGCTGCGCGCCGCGCGCCGGCTGCTCATCGACATCAACGCGCTCGGCCTGCCCGCCGGCACCGAATTCCTCGATCTGCTGAGCCCGCAGTACATCGCGGACCTGATCGCGTGGGGCGCGATCGGCGCGCGCACGACGGAGAGCCAGAGTCACCGGCAGCTCGCGTCGGGGCTGAGCTGCCCGATCGGCTTCAAGAACGGCACCGACGGCGGCGTGCAGGTCGCGGCCGACGCGATCGTCGCGGCGCGCGCGAGCCACGCGTTCATGGGCATGACGAAGATGGGAATGGCGGCGATCTTCGAGACGCGCGGCAACGACACCGCGCACGTGATCCTGCGCGGCGGCAAGAAGGGCCCGAACTACGATCGCGCGAGCATCGACGAAGCGTGCGCGGCGCTGCGCGCGGCGGACCTGCGCGAACAGGTGATGGTCGACTGCTCGCATGCGAATTCGAACAAGTCGCACCTGCGGCAGATCGACGTCGCCGAGGACCTCGCGCGGCAGTTGTCGGACGGCGAGCGGCGCATTACCGGCGTGATGGTCGAGAGCAACCTGGAGGCCGGCCGGCAGGATCTGAAGCCCGGCGCGCCGCTGCAATACGGCGTGTCGATCACCGACGCATGCCTGAGCTGGGCGCAGACCGAGCCCGTGCTCGACACGCTCGCGCAGGCGGTGCGGCGGCGGCGCACCGCCTGA
- a CDS encoding P1 family peptidase yields the protein MGARAASGPDETGEAKVAHVTHAAGGAHAAPHVGVLPAGPLRSIADVAGVTVGHATLDALGVQTGVTVVRPHAGDVYRDKVPAASAVINGFGKSVGLVQLDELGVIETPLALTNTFGVGALAHAQIRAAIDENPQIGRTWPTVNPLVFECNDGYLNDLHAFAVTPAHYAQALADARPAFARGAVGAGRGMSCFDLKGGIGSASRVVRAAGEAWTVGALVLANFGRLPMLTIAGVPVGRMIAERDAGGARRAHGARDDAGAGEMREMGDGARDAGGRENVRTGGGATDGPASRRARDAGAFSPDAPLSAPRDTSPDTSPPEQGSIIMLVATDAPLSSRQLKRVALRAAAGLARTGSVYGHGSGDIALAFSTAYTVPHDAERVTLPALVADAALDPLFAAAADSVEQAIVDALWCATRVTGRDGHARRALRDAAPELERWLRASRAGA from the coding sequence ATGGGCGCGCGCGCGGCGAGCGGGCCGGATGAGACGGGCGAGGCGAAAGTGGCGCACGTGACGCACGCGGCCGGTGGGGCGCACGCCGCGCCGCACGTCGGCGTGCTGCCGGCGGGGCCGCTTCGCAGCATCGCCGACGTCGCGGGCGTGACGGTCGGCCACGCGACGCTCGACGCGCTCGGCGTGCAGACCGGCGTGACCGTCGTGCGGCCGCACGCGGGCGACGTCTATCGCGACAAGGTGCCCGCCGCGTCCGCGGTGATCAACGGCTTCGGCAAGAGCGTCGGGCTCGTGCAGCTCGACGAGCTCGGCGTGATCGAGACGCCGCTCGCGCTGACGAACACGTTCGGCGTCGGCGCGCTCGCGCACGCGCAGATCCGCGCCGCGATCGACGAGAATCCGCAGATCGGCCGCACGTGGCCGACCGTCAATCCGCTCGTGTTCGAATGCAACGACGGCTATCTGAACGACCTGCACGCGTTCGCGGTGACGCCCGCGCATTACGCGCAGGCGCTCGCCGACGCGCGGCCCGCGTTCGCGCGCGGCGCGGTGGGCGCGGGGCGGGGGATGTCGTGCTTCGATCTGAAGGGCGGAATCGGCTCGGCGTCGCGCGTCGTGCGCGCGGCGGGCGAGGCGTGGACGGTGGGCGCGCTCGTGCTCGCGAACTTCGGGCGGCTGCCGATGCTGACGATCGCCGGCGTGCCGGTCGGGCGGATGATCGCCGAGCGGGACGCGGGCGGCGCACGGCGCGCGCACGGCGCGCGGGACGATGCCGGGGCGGGCGAGATGCGCGAGATGGGCGATGGGGCGCGCGATGCGGGCGGCCGCGAGAATGTCCGCACGGGCGGCGGCGCGACCGATGGCCCCGCGTCGCGCCGCGCACGCGACGCCGGCGCCTTTTCGCCGGACGCGCCGCTGTCCGCGCCGCGGGACACATCGCCGGACACATCGCCGCCCGAGCAAGGCTCGATCATCATGCTCGTCGCCACCGATGCGCCGCTGTCGTCGCGGCAACTCAAGCGCGTCGCGCTGCGCGCGGCCGCGGGCCTCGCGCGCACGGGCTCGGTGTACGGCCACGGCAGCGGCGACATCGCGCTCGCGTTCTCGACCGCCTACACGGTGCCGCACGACGCCGAGCGCGTCACGCTGCCGGCGCTCGTCGCGGATGCGGCGCTCGATCCGCTGTTCGCCGCCGCGGCCGACAGCGTCGAGCAGGCGATCGTCGACGCGCTGTGGTGCGCAACGCGCGTCACGGGCCGCGACGGCCACGCAAGGCGCGCGTTGCGCGACGCGGCGCCGGAACTCGAACGATGGCTGCGCGCATCGCGCGCGGGAGCGTGA